The window GCTCAGCCGTTGGGCCGCAGGGTCCAGACGACGGCCATCTCTCCCGTCACTTCTCCGTCCGCGCGCCGGATCTCGACCGACACCGAGAACTCCGGCCGCTGTCCCGCGTCCAGCTCCGCGACGACGTCGGCGGCCGGGCGGCCCAGGGTCGCGGTGGCGGTGACGGCTCCCATGGCCAGCTTCCGGTAGGCGATCTCGGCCCGTACGGCGAGCGGGACGGCACGCGAGAGCTGGTCGCCGAACGCGGCCAGCACGATGGCCCCGCTCGCGGACTCCCCCAGCGTGAACATCGCGCCGGCGTGCGGTCCGCCCACGTGGTTGTGATAGTCGGCCTGGTCCGGCAGGGCCACCACCGCCCGTTCCGGCGTGGTCTGACGGAATTCGAGGTTCAGGGTCCGGGCCATCGGCACGGTGGCGGCGAGCATCTCGCCGATCGACATCTGGTCAGCACTCATGTTCGGGATGTTACTCATCAGTAGCCCGTTCGGGCCAGAGCCCGCACGCGGCAATGGCACGCCCTACTGGTACGTCCCTGACAAAAGCCGGTGACCGAATCGTGTCCCTGGCGCCACTAGGGTTACTGCCCATGTGGCCAGGACAGCAGCCGCCCGGGGGCGAGCAGAACCCGCAGAACAACCCGTATCAGCAGCCGGGATACCAGCAGCCGAATCCCTATCAGCAGCCCGGCTACCAGCAGCCCAACCCATATGCCCAGCAACCTCAGTGGGGTGCGCCCACACAGATAGGCGGCCCCGAGTCGCCGAAGCAGCCGGGCGGGGGCGGTGACCGGACGAAGCTCGTCGCGATCCTCTGCCTCACGGCCGTGGCTCTGACCACCGCGGTGACCGGCTTCCTGGTGCTCGGCGGAGACAAGGACGACGAGGCCGACGGCGGGTCGAACCACACCAAGTCGAGCCCGTCCCCCACCGCTTCCTCCGCCGCCGAACCGAGCGCCTCGGATTCGGACTCGGGCTCGGACTCGGACGACAACCCGCGTGGCACGGAGACCGAGAAGCCGACGGTTCCCGGCTGGAAGGTCGTCGTGAACCCCAAGCGGGGCGTCGCCTTCGACGTGCCGGCCGACTGGGAGGTCCAGTCGGCCGGGTTGAGCATCGGCTTCGAGGACAAGAACGGCAAGCCGATCGCCATCATGTCCGGTGTGGCCAAGTACAAGACCAAGTGGTGCACGTCCGACGACGACAAGGACGGCCGCGAGGAGAACACCTCGCTCGCCGCGGCGGGCACCAAGGGCGCCGACGGGGCAAAGAACACCGACGAGGTGGCCGTGAACACCGTGGGCTGGTGGGTCTACGGCGGTTACACCCAGCCCGACAAGAAGAGCCTGACGTTCGACGAGAAGGCCAAGCCCTACACGACCACGTCGGGCATCAAGGGCAGTATCGCCTGGGCCCAGTCGAGCAACACGCCCCAGAAGGGCAAGTGCGCGAGCGACGGCAAGGCGCTCTCCTTCGGCTTCAAGAACTCCGCCGGGGACTTCGTGTCCTGGAACTTCTACGGCGCCAAGGGTGTGGGCGACGAGGTTCCCACCGCGACCATCATGAAGATCCTCAGCACGGTCCGGCTGCACGGAACCCCGACCGGGGGCTGACGGGCGGCTGTCCGGCACCCGCGGCGGCGCCGGGCCGGCGCCGGTCAGCCGATGCCGAACGCGCCCTCCGGAGGCTCGGGCGACGGTACGGCCCGGTCGTCCCGCACCGGCTCGGCATCCCCGGTGAACTCCTCCAGCGCGACACCGTGTTCGACGCGGGCGGGGAACGCGTCGGAGGCGGTCCGCCGGGTCAGCACGGCCAAGTCGAGGGGGCGGTGCGCGGCGATCAGCACCGCGTTGCCGAAGCGGCGGCCGCGCAGCACCGCGGGTTCGGCGATCAGCGCGAGCTCCTCGAACACCGCCGCCAGGGTGGCGAGTTGGGAACGCAGGAAGGCGAACGGAGCGGCGTCGGCCAGGTTGGCGAGATAGACGCCGTCCGGGCGCAGCACGCGCTCGGCCTCGCGGATGTAGCCGAGGGACGTGAGGTGGGCCGACACCCGCGAGCCGCCGAAGACGTCCGCGATCAGGACGTCCGCCGAGTCGCCGGGGGCGGCTTCCAGCCAGGCGCGGGCGTCGGCGGTGTGCAGCGAGACGTCGGCTCCGTCCGGCAGCGGCAGATGGTCGACGACCATCTCCAGCAGGCCGTGGTCGGCCTCGACGACGTCCTGCCGGGAGCCGGGCCGGGTCGCCGCCACGTACCGCGGCAGGGTGAGGGCGCCCCCGCCGAGGTGCAGCACGTCCAGCGGGGAGCCCGGCTCCGCGACCGTGTCCAGGGCGTGGCCGAGCCTCCGCGTGTACTCGAACTCCAGGTGGGCGGGCGCGTCCAGGTCGACGTACGACTGCGGCGCGCCGTCCACGGTCAGCAGCCAGGCCCGTTCGCGGTCGACGTCGGGCATCAGCTTGGCGGTCCCGTGATCGACGGGTCGGGTCACGGGTATCGGCTCCATCACGCGTCCATTGTGCCGGTCCGTCACACCCCGGACGGCCCCGTCACGCCCCAGGTGGGGGGACCGCCGGCCGGCTGACACCGGCCGGCGGTCCGCGGCTCCCACGAGCCCCTTCACCCGACTCACACCACGGCGGTCACGGTCCCCGCGCCGACGGTGCGGCCGCCCTCACGGACGGCGAACCCCAGCCCCGGCTCCAGAGGCACCTCGCGCCCCAGCTCCACCGTCACCGTGACGGTGTCGCCGGGCCGCGCCACGGCCGCCTCACCGAGGTCGATGTCGCCCACCACGTCCGCCGTGCGGATGTAGAACTGCGGCCGGTAGCCGGTGGCCACCGGTGTCGTGCGGCCGCCCTCACGCGCCGACAGCACGTACACCCGCGCGGTGAAGCGCCGTCGCGGGACCACGCTGCCCGGCGCCGCGACGACGTGGCCGCGTCGGACCGCGTCACGCGGCACCCCGCGCAGCAGCAGCGCCACGTTGTCCCCGGCCTGCGCCTCCTCCATGGGTTTGCCGAAGGTCTCCAGGCCGGTGACCACCGTCTCCAGACCGGCACCCGGCACCTCGACCCGGTCGCCGACGCGGACCGTGCCGCGCTCGACCGCACCCGTCACCACGGTTCCGCGGCCGGTGATGGTGAGCACGTTCTCCACCGGCAGCAGGAACGGCGCGTCCAGGTACCGCTCGGGCATCGGCACATAGGTGTCCACCGCGTCGAGCAGCGCCTCGATCGACGCCGTCCAGCGCGGGTCGCCCTCCAGGGCGCGCAGCCCGGAGACCCGTACGACGGGGACCGCGTCGCCGCCGAAGCCGTGCGAGGTGAGCAGGTCGCGGACCTCCAGCTCGACGAGGTCGATGAGTTCCTCGTCGCCGGCGTCGGCCTTGTTGAGGGCGACGACGATGTGGTTCACACCCACCTGCCGGGCGAGCAGCACGTGTTCGGCGGTCTGCGGCATGATCCCGTCGAGCGCGGAGACGACGAGGATCGCGCCGTCGAGCTGCGCGGCCCCGGTCACCATGTTCTTGACGTAGTCGGCATGCCCCGGCATGTCCACGTGCGCGTAGTGCCGGGTGTCGGTCTCGTACTCGACGTGCGCGATGTTGATGGTGATACCGCGCGCGGCCTCCTCCGGGGCCCGGTCGATGCGGTCGAACGGGACGAAGGTGCCGGAGCCGCGCTCGGCCAGCACCTTGGTGATGGCGGCGGTCAACGTGGTCTTGCCGTGGTCGACATGACCCATCGTGCCGATGTTGAGATGCGGTTTGGTGCGTACGTACGCCGTCTTGGGCATGGCTGTACCTCGAAGCCTGGTAGGTGCTGCGCTGCGGGACCCCACGGGATGGCCGACCCTCCCCCTGAGGGGTCCGCCGGACGGTCCGGGGAGGGTCAGCTTCGGGCGCCGTCGACTGCGGCGACGAGGATCAGGACGGCAGCCTCCGGGGCATCCGCGACCGCGGATGCTGCGAGGACGAAGGCGTGCCGGAACATGGGACCGATCATTCACGAGACCCCTGCCGCCCGTCGAACGGTTTTCAGGGCGGCGGACGGCTCCCGTGCGCCGGGCCATGCGGCGATCACCGGCATCCGTCCGCTAATGTCACCGAATGCTCGATGCCACCACCCGCTCTGGGGGCACCGCCACGGCCTCTCCCCGGGCCGCCGCCACCGAGCCGGCCGCCGCCGTTCCCGCGGCCCCGCCGGTCCCGGTCGTCCCGGCCACGTCTGCGTACGCCCCTCCCGCCCGCTGGGCGCGTGTACTGCTGTCCCCCTGGGCACGGCTCTGTCTGCTTCTCGCTCTGCTCACGACGGCCGGAGTGTCCGTGCTGCTCTTCGAGCCGCAGCGGCTGCTGGCGCACGGCTGGCCGCCCCAACTGGGCGGGGCCGCCGCGGCGTTGGTGTTCGCGGCGGCGTACGGCCTGTGCACGGTGGCGTTCGTACCGCGGCCG of the Streptomyces sp. NBC_01788 genome contains:
- a CDS encoding DUF4442 domain-containing protein — encoded protein: MSIGEMLAATVPMARTLNLEFRQTTPERAVVALPDQADYHNHVGGPHAGAMFTLGESASGAIVLAAFGDQLSRAVPLAVRAEIAYRKLAMGAVTATATLGRPAADVVAELDAGQRPEFSVSVEIRRADGEVTGEMAVVWTLRPNG
- a CDS encoding spermidine synthase, which encodes MMEPIPVTRPVDHGTAKLMPDVDRERAWLLTVDGAPQSYVDLDAPAHLEFEYTRRLGHALDTVAEPGSPLDVLHLGGGALTLPRYVAATRPGSRQDVVEADHGLLEMVVDHLPLPDGADVSLHTADARAWLEAAPGDSADVLIADVFGGSRVSAHLTSLGYIREAERVLRPDGVYLANLADAAPFAFLRSQLATLAAVFEELALIAEPAVLRGRRFGNAVLIAAHRPLDLAVLTRRTASDAFPARVEHGVALEEFTGDAEPVRDDRAVPSPEPPEGAFGIG
- the tuf gene encoding elongation factor Tu; its protein translation is MPKTAYVRTKPHLNIGTMGHVDHGKTTLTAAITKVLAERGSGTFVPFDRIDRAPEEAARGITINIAHVEYETDTRHYAHVDMPGHADYVKNMVTGAAQLDGAILVVSALDGIMPQTAEHVLLARQVGVNHIVVALNKADAGDEELIDLVELEVRDLLTSHGFGGDAVPVVRVSGLRALEGDPRWTASIEALLDAVDTYVPMPERYLDAPFLLPVENVLTITGRGTVVTGAVERGTVRVGDRVEVPGAGLETVVTGLETFGKPMEEAQAGDNVALLLRGVPRDAVRRGHVVAAPGSVVPRRRFTARVYVLSAREGGRTTPVATGYRPQFYIRTADVVGDIDLGEAAVARPGDTVTVTVELGREVPLEPGLGFAVREGGRTVGAGTVTAVV